From one Acidibrevibacterium fodinaquatile genomic stretch:
- a CDS encoding MBL fold metallo-hydrolase has product MAFLTESEPRRGVAEPVLPGIRRVVAANPGPMTYHGTNTYLIDTPDGVVLLDPGPDDAAHVAALLAAIRAMREGGQLAMILLSHTHIDHVGATAALRAATGAPVAAYKSSPHPDFSPDIPLDDGDAVAGFTAVYTPGHAADHLCFAWRDGILFSADHVMGWSTSIVSPPGGDMAAYFASLERLLGRADRVYLPGHGPALPAPHPYVRDLLAHRIARENAIAAALENGPANTHELMTALYSKLDPMLRRAAERNVLAHLLKLESEGRVVRDGERWLTKATVGA; this is encoded by the coding sequence ATGGCATTTTTGACCGAATCCGAGCCACGCCGCGGCGTGGCGGAACCGGTGCTTCCTGGCATTCGCCGCGTCGTCGCCGCCAATCCCGGGCCGATGACCTATCACGGCACCAACACCTATCTCATCGACACGCCGGACGGCGTGGTGCTGCTCGATCCCGGTCCCGATGACGCCGCCCATGTCGCGGCGCTGCTAGCGGCGATCCGGGCGATGCGCGAGGGTGGCCAACTGGCGATGATCCTGTTGAGCCACACCCATATCGACCATGTCGGGGCGACGGCGGCGCTCAGGGCTGCGACCGGGGCCCCGGTCGCAGCCTACAAATCCAGCCCGCACCCCGATTTTTCGCCCGATATTCCGCTCGATGACGGCGACGCGGTGGCCGGCTTCACCGCGGTTTACACGCCCGGCCATGCCGCCGATCATCTCTGTTTCGCCTGGCGAGACGGCATTTTGTTCAGCGCCGATCACGTGATGGGCTGGTCGACGAGCATCGTAAGCCCGCCCGGCGGCGATATGGCGGCGTATTTCGCGAGCCTCGAACGGCTCCTCGGGCGCGCCGACCGGGTTTATCTTCCCGGCCATGGCCCCGCTTTGCCGGCGCCGCATCCTTACGTCCGCGACCTTCTCGCCCATCGCATCGCGCGCGAAAACGCCATCGCCGCTGCCCTCGAGAACGGCCCGGCGAATACCCACGAGCTGATGACGGCGCTCTATTCCAAGCTCGATCCCATGCTGCGCCGCGCCGCCGAACGCAATGTCCTCGCCCATTTGCTCAAGCTCGAAAGCGAGGGCCGGGTTGTTCGCGATGGCGAGCGCTGGCTGACCAAAGCGACGGTCGGCGCGTAA
- a CDS encoding Hint domain-containing protein, whose amino-acid sequence MSGSNVEIVNGGSVGTLSASETYSIIAVQQEGTLDITSGATITVADLSVQQGGFSSGFPPTYYSPGTIVVDNSVLDNTGTAVVGGVIEVENGGSASLNLASPTSTINGVAATPGTIDIVGASSVNLAFSSGVTAFGGLFDYATPGGTATPGGTATVNDIIANLGTFADFAAGDTIDLSGYAQGTSFNLTNLANNVYDLTDTIGGTTSTIATINAIDGATPVFNTANDSVTACYAAGTRILTVRGEVAVEDLRVGDLVVTFAGGGAPLKPVRWIGYRHVDLTTHPSPEQVRPVRLAAGTLAPGLPHRDLVLSPGHAICIDDHLIDVERLLNGVTVTQDMAATSVTYYHIELDQHDLVLAEGVFSETYLDTGNRGQFANAGNVVALHPDFLPQQDKSVGACRPWLTGGPRLAAIRARLIGVIEADGYRVTEAPDLHLTAGAWRGEPETAGATHFRFTLPRLAGDLHLCSRVWMPGGLSAESEDMRRLGVRVRRLVAIGPAGSREIALDDPALGTGFYPLERHGEDAWRWTNGEAVIPARLLGDATGLEVVLAGTGSYWEAPAEDVAVAEAMRLSA is encoded by the coding sequence GTGAGCGGAAGCAATGTCGAAATCGTCAATGGCGGTTCCGTAGGTACTCTTTCCGCCTCGGAGACCTATAGCATCATCGCGGTGCAGCAGGAGGGAACCCTCGACATCACCTCGGGGGCGACCATCACCGTCGCCGATCTGTCCGTCCAGCAGGGCGGGTTTTCGAGTGGTTTTCCACCCACCTATTACTCTCCGGGCACGATCGTCGTCGATAACAGCGTTCTCGACAATACTGGCACCGCTGTCGTCGGGGGCGTGATCGAAGTCGAAAACGGCGGTTCGGCCAGTTTGAACCTCGCCTCCCCGACTTCGACCATCAACGGCGTCGCCGCGACTCCCGGCACCATCGACATCGTCGGGGCGAGTTCGGTCAATCTCGCCTTCTCCTCCGGCGTCACTGCCTTTGGCGGTCTTTTCGATTATGCGACCCCTGGCGGCACCGCGACCCCCGGCGGCACCGCGACCGTCAACGACATCATCGCCAATCTTGGCACCTTCGCCGATTTCGCCGCCGGTGACACGATTGACCTCAGCGGCTACGCGCAAGGCACCAGCTTCAATCTCACCAATTTGGCGAATAACGTCTACGACCTCACCGACACGATCGGCGGCACCACCTCCACCATCGCGACGATCAACGCCATCGATGGCGCAACACCGGTCTTCAACACCGCGAATGACAGCGTCACCGCCTGCTACGCCGCCGGGACGCGGATCCTGACGGTGCGTGGCGAGGTGGCCGTCGAGGATCTGCGGGTTGGCGATCTCGTCGTCACTTTCGCCGGTGGCGGCGCGCCGCTCAAGCCGGTGCGCTGGATCGGCTATCGCCATGTCGATCTCACCACCCACCCGAGCCCCGAGCAGGTGCGCCCGGTGCGGCTCGCCGCCGGCACCCTCGCCCCCGGCCTGCCGCATCGCGACCTCGTGCTCTCGCCTGGCCACGCCATCTGCATCGACGACCATCTGATCGATGTCGAGCGGCTCTTGAACGGCGTCACCGTAACCCAGGATATGGCGGCGACCAGCGTCACCTACTACCACATCGAACTCGACCAGCATGATCTCGTGCTCGCCGAGGGGGTGTTCTCTGAAACCTATCTCGACACCGGCAATCGCGGGCAATTCGCCAATGCCGGCAATGTCGTGGCGCTCCATCCCGATTTCTTGCCGCAGCAGGACAAATCGGTCGGCGCCTGCCGGCCATGGCTCACCGGCGGGCCGCGCCTTGCCGCGATCCGCGCCCGGCTGATCGGGGTGATCGAAGCGGACGGCTATCGCGTGACCGAGGCGCCCGATCTTCACCTCACCGCCGGGGCCTGGCGGGGCGAGCCCGAAACCGCCGGGGCGACGCATTTCCGCTTCACCCTGCCTCGCCTCGCCGGCGATCTCCATCTGTGCTCGCGCGTCTGGATGCCGGGCGGGCTTTCGGCCGAGAGCGAGGATATGCGCCGGCTTGGCGTGCGGGTGCGGCGCTTGGTTGCGATCGGCCCCGCCGGAAGCCGTGAGATCGCGCTTGACGATCCCGCGCTTGGCACCGGTTTTTATCCTCTGGAACGGCATGGCGAGGATGCCTGGCGCTGGACCAACGGCGAGGCCGTGATCCCGGCGCGCTTGCTCGGCGATGCGACAGGGCTTGAGGTCGTCCTTGCCGGCACCGGGTCGTATTGGGAAGCGCCGGCGGAGGATGTCGCGGTTGCGGAGGCCATGCGGCTGTCCGCCTGA
- a CDS encoding FAS1-like dehydratase domain-containing protein — protein sequence MAYEEFIGRREEHRDEVSAAAIARLAATLDLAPEEVAPGGFLPPLWHWMLFQTWVPAAALGPDGHPRRGGFLPPIHELTRRMWAGGRVVLRAPLAAGTAIRRTSTILAIREKSGGSGRLVFVTVRHVIEGSDGPAIEEEQDIVYRGAEGAAIRAASAEPPPPQGAFSRTVTPDAVMLFRYSALTGNGHRIHYDLDYVTTVEGYPGLVVHGPLQATLLADLLRRHAPAGAKLAKISFRGQRPAFGGRPLTLVGWRDGEVYRLESRDPEGACCMRAEAELA from the coding sequence ATGGCGTATGAGGAATTCATCGGCCGCCGCGAAGAACACCGCGACGAGGTCTCGGCGGCCGCTATCGCCAGGCTCGCCGCGACCCTCGATCTCGCGCCGGAGGAAGTGGCGCCGGGCGGGTTTCTGCCGCCGCTCTGGCATTGGATGCTGTTTCAAACCTGGGTGCCGGCCGCGGCGCTGGGGCCGGACGGGCATCCGCGGCGCGGCGGCTTCCTGCCCCCGATCCATGAGCTGACACGGCGGATGTGGGCCGGCGGGCGGGTGGTGTTGCGCGCCCCGCTCGCCGCCGGCACCGCGATCCGGCGCACCAGCACCATCCTCGCGATCCGTGAGAAAAGCGGCGGCTCCGGGCGGCTGGTTTTCGTCACCGTCCGCCACGTCATCGAAGGCAGCGATGGGCCAGCGATCGAGGAGGAGCAGGACATCGTCTATCGCGGCGCGGAAGGGGCCGCGATCCGCGCCGCCAGCGCCGAGCCGCCGCCGCCGCAAGGCGCCTTCAGCCGCACCGTGACGCCCGACGCGGTGATGCTGTTCCGCTATTCGGCGCTCACCGGCAACGGCCATCGCATCCATTATGATCTCGATTATGTGACGACAGTGGAGGGCTATCCCGGCCTGGTCGTGCATGGGCCGCTGCAAGCGACATTGCTCGCCGATCTCCTCCGCCGCCATGCCCCGGCCGGGGCAAAACTCGCCAAAATCAGCTTCCGCGGCCAGCGCCCCGCCTTTGGCGGCCGCCCGTTGACCCTCGTTGGCTGGCGCGATGGCGAGGTTTATCGCCTCGAATCACGCGACCCGGAGGGGGCATGCTGCATGCGCGCGGAAGCGGAATTGGCGTGA
- a CDS encoding outer membrane protein assembly factor BamE: MRKRRGIASYAAIIWATLALAGCAASRADLDPPLHADALTAIKPGQTTQAQVIALLGQPQVIKAVDGQVLFHYYHYTLKHETFLLFSRVNIAGDDIYVFFDKAGIVQNIVSGNRTDGLKFQFWPFGKD; the protein is encoded by the coding sequence ATGCGCAAGCGTCGGGGAATAGCGTCTTACGCCGCCATCATCTGGGCGACGCTGGCCCTCGCGGGCTGTGCCGCCTCACGCGCCGATCTCGACCCGCCGCTCCATGCCGATGCGCTGACGGCGATCAAACCCGGCCAGACGACGCAGGCGCAGGTGATCGCCCTGCTCGGCCAGCCGCAAGTGATCAAGGCGGTCGATGGCCAAGTGCTGTTTCATTATTATCATTACACGCTCAAGCACGAGACGTTTCTGCTGTTCTCACGCGTGAACATCGCGGGCGATGATATCTACGTCTTCTTCGACAAGGCCGGGATCGTGCAAAACATCGTCTCCGGCAACCGCACCGATGGGCTGAAATTCCAGTTCTGGCCCTTCGGGAAGGACTAG
- a CDS encoding HoxN/HupN/NixA family nickel/cobalt transporter: MSSHPSETSAAHAAPSLRRPIIGIYTVLLGVNLAVWAWALMLFRTQPVLLGTAFLAYGFGLRHAVDADHIAAIDNVTRKLMQEGKRPVSVGFFFALGHSSVVLLAAAAIAGTAKALASQMDLAKSIGGVVGTLVSALFLFAIAAMNFFILLAVWRTFQAVRRGAAFQEQDFDLLLNSRGLLARFFRPLFRLITKGWHMFPLGFLFGLGFDTATEVALLGISATEAAKGLSIWSIMVFPALFTAGMSLIDTTDGVLMLGAYNWAFVKPMRKLYYNLTITLVSVVVAVAIGGIEALGLIGDQLGLGGWFWDGIGALNDNFGSLGFIIIGIFIAAWIVSLVIYRYQGFDEIDVAAGQR, translated from the coding sequence ATGTCTTCCCATCCGTCTGAAACATCTGCCGCACATGCCGCGCCATCGCTGCGCCGGCCGATCATCGGCATCTATACCGTGCTGCTCGGCGTCAACCTCGCGGTTTGGGCGTGGGCGCTGATGCTGTTCCGCACCCAACCGGTGCTGCTCGGCACAGCATTTCTCGCTTATGGCTTCGGGCTCCGTCACGCCGTCGATGCCGATCATATCGCGGCGATCGACAACGTCACCCGCAAGCTGATGCAGGAGGGTAAGCGGCCGGTCAGTGTCGGGTTTTTCTTCGCGCTCGGCCATTCCAGCGTCGTCCTGCTCGCCGCCGCCGCCATTGCCGGCACCGCGAAGGCGCTGGCGTCACAGATGGACCTTGCAAAAAGCATCGGCGGGGTGGTCGGGACGCTGGTTTCGGCGCTATTTCTGTTCGCGATCGCGGCGATGAATTTTTTCATCCTGCTCGCGGTCTGGCGGACATTCCAAGCGGTGCGGCGCGGCGCCGCGTTTCAAGAACAGGATTTCGATCTTCTGCTCAACAGCCGCGGCCTGCTCGCGCGCTTCTTCCGCCCGCTCTTCCGGCTGATCACCAAGGGCTGGCATATGTTTCCGCTCGGCTTTCTGTTCGGCCTCGGCTTCGATACCGCAACCGAAGTGGCGCTGCTCGGCATTTCGGCAACCGAAGCCGCCAAGGGCCTCTCGATCTGGTCGATCATGGTGTTTCCGGCTTTGTTCACCGCTGGCATGTCGCTGATCGACACCACCGATGGCGTCCTGATGCTGGGCGCTTATAATTGGGCCTTCGTCAAACCGATGCGCAAGCTCTACTATAACCTCACCATCACCCTGGTTTCGGTGGTGGTCGCGGTCGCGATCGGCGGGATCGAGGCGCTCGGCCTGATCGGCGACCAGCTCGGCCTTGGCGGCTGGTTTTGGGATGGTATCGGCGCCCTTAACGACAATTTCGGCAGCCTCGGCTTCATCATCATCGGCATCTTCATCGCCGCCTGGATCGTCTCCTTGGTGATCTATCGCTACCAGGGGTTCGACGAGATCGACGTCGCTGCCGGGCAGCGGTAA
- a CDS encoding MBL fold metallo-hydrolase has product MTLSVTLIPVTAFQQNCALISDPESRRGAVIDPGGDVPRILAAIEKLGVTIEQILLTHGHLDHAGGASALARALATAQPGRTVPIVGPAAQDRFLLENIARQAAAFGLADMEDVAPDRFLTEGDEVEIAGVPFAVLHCPGHTPGHVVFVDRTNRFAVLGDVLFQGSIGRTDFPYGDHQQLLAAIAEKILPLGDDVHFICGHGPASHIGAERRSNPFLQGL; this is encoded by the coding sequence ATGACACTCTCGGTCACGCTGATCCCGGTCACCGCGTTTCAGCAGAATTGCGCCCTGATCTCAGACCCCGAAAGCCGCCGCGGCGCGGTGATCGACCCTGGCGGCGATGTCCCGCGCATCCTCGCCGCGATCGAGAAGCTTGGCGTCACCATCGAGCAAATCCTGCTGACGCATGGCCATCTCGACCATGCCGGCGGGGCGAGCGCGCTGGCGCGGGCGCTGGCCACGGCGCAACCGGGCCGGACGGTGCCGATTGTCGGGCCCGCGGCGCAGGATCGCTTCCTGCTCGAAAACATCGCCCGCCAGGCGGCGGCGTTCGGCCTCGCGGACATGGAGGATGTGGCGCCGGACCGCTTCCTCACCGAGGGGGACGAGGTCGAGATCGCCGGTGTGCCGTTCGCGGTTCTTCACTGCCCCGGGCATACGCCCGGCCATGTCGTCTTCGTCGATCGCACCAACCGCTTCGCGGTGCTCGGCGATGTCCTGTTTCAAGGCTCGATCGGCCGCACCGATTTCCCCTATGGCGATCATCAGCAATTGCTCGCCGCGATCGCCGAAAAAATTCTCCCGCTCGGCGACGACGTGCATTTCATCTGTGGCCACGGGCCGGCCTCCCATATCGGCGCCGAACGCCGCAGCAACCCGTTCCTGCAAGGGCTCTGA
- a CDS encoding arginyltransferase, producing MSYKSPRRPQFFYTTAPLPCPYVAGRTERKLVTEITGPDAEALHDRLSRAGFRRSHNIAYAPACPGCQACIAIRIHAAAFREGRQARRIWRANAATEGFEVPARATAEQFHLFQRYQQHRHGDGDMATMSFYDYRAMVEDTPIETFIVEFRDPDDRLVAACLTDRLSDGLSAVYSFFAPDLARRSLGTLMVLWLVERARDLDLPYVYLGYWVPESRKMAYKAKFAPSEVLIGGVWRPLSHEHDTPITEARSLAAHDPGVPADNGPSLPLAARLRPENAG from the coding sequence ATGAGCTATAAATCGCCGCGGCGACCACAGTTTTTTTATACCACCGCGCCGCTGCCCTGCCCGTATGTGGCCGGGCGGACGGAGCGGAAGCTGGTCACGGAAATCACCGGCCCCGACGCCGAGGCCCTCCATGACCGGCTCTCGCGCGCCGGCTTCCGGCGCAGCCATAACATCGCCTATGCGCCGGCCTGCCCGGGCTGTCAGGCCTGCATTGCGATCCGCATCCATGCCGCGGCATTCCGCGAGGGGCGGCAAGCGCGGCGGATCTGGCGAGCAAATGCCGCGACCGAAGGGTTCGAGGTGCCGGCGCGCGCCACCGCCGAGCAATTTCACCTCTTTCAGCGCTATCAGCAGCACCGCCATGGCGACGGCGATATGGCGACGATGAGTTTTTACGACTACCGCGCGATGGTCGAGGACACCCCGATCGAGACGTTCATCGTCGAATTTCGTGACCCCGATGACCGGCTTGTCGCCGCCTGCCTGACCGACCGGCTGAGCGACGGCTTGTCCGCGGTCTATAGCTTCTTCGCGCCCGACCTCGCCCGCCGCTCGCTCGGCACGCTGATGGTGTTGTGGCTTGTCGAGCGGGCGCGGGATTTGGATCTGCCCTATGTCTATCTCGGCTACTGGGTGCCAGAGAGCCGGAAAATGGCCTATAAGGCGAAATTCGCGCCGAGCGAGGTGCTTATCGGCGGCGTTTGGCGGCCGCTCAGCCACGAACACGATACACCCATCACCGAGGCACGTAGCCTCGCCGCGCATGACCCTGGCGTGCCGGCCGATAACGGCCCTTCCTTACCTCTCGCCGCGCGACTGCGCCCAGAAAACGCTGGTTAG
- a CDS encoding methyl-accepting chemotaxis protein encodes MSRPFRLFTNPSPPPRALPIPATPETVAPEIAAFLTALGAGRFDNPVPAPATALGRALGEVQAELAARARDEADAVVATSQNATELNILLIRLLTPLRETNVSAQAMSAAVEEMVASIREIDRASGHTAESTVDARAAMSESLGHAERAVGAFQALAALVQEATRDVAALADASREIGGIVHAIERIASQTQLLALNATIEAARAGEAGKGFTVVANEVKNLSQQTAKATEDIRTRIDGLLGRVTRVNAVMASGNEITAEGRATIDALNQGMATASGKLENISALMTSNASILSQQISAMQECSLHVLGVADMATRNLEAMEAVAQAADGLEAAISQQMGRVAAAAFDGKVIRLAKADHVIWKRRLIAIATGRAHLKAAELADHHGCRLGKWYESEASLPYRGHPAFATLEAPHRRVHEHGKRAAALFEAGKIDEALTEIAAVEEASVEVLRCLDALQQG; translated from the coding sequence ATGTCACGTCCGTTCCGCCTCTTTACCAATCCCTCCCCACCCCCACGCGCCTTGCCGATACCCGCAACCCCCGAGACGGTGGCGCCCGAGATCGCCGCTTTCCTCACAGCACTTGGCGCTGGGCGTTTCGACAATCCCGTCCCGGCGCCCGCGACCGCGCTCGGGCGCGCGCTCGGCGAAGTGCAAGCAGAACTCGCCGCGCGCGCCCGCGACGAGGCCGACGCGGTGGTAGCAACCTCGCAAAACGCGACCGAACTCAACATTCTTCTTATCCGCCTGCTCACCCCCTTGCGTGAAACCAACGTCAGCGCGCAAGCCATGTCGGCGGCGGTGGAGGAGATGGTGGCTTCGATCCGCGAGATCGACCGCGCCTCGGGCCACACCGCCGAGAGCACCGTGGATGCGCGCGCGGCGATGTCGGAGAGCCTCGGCCATGCCGAGCGCGCGGTCGGCGCGTTTCAGGCTCTCGCGGCTCTGGTGCAGGAGGCCACGCGCGATGTCGCAGCACTCGCCGATGCCTCGCGTGAGATCGGCGGTATCGTCCACGCGATCGAGCGGATCGCAAGCCAGACCCAGCTTCTCGCGCTGAACGCGACGATCGAGGCGGCGCGCGCCGGCGAAGCCGGCAAGGGGTTCACCGTCGTCGCCAATGAGGTGAAAAACCTCTCGCAGCAAACCGCGAAGGCGACCGAGGACATCCGCACCCGCATCGATGGCCTGCTTGGCCGCGTGACACGGGTGAACGCGGTGATGGCGAGCGGCAACGAGATCACCGCCGAGGGCCGCGCCACCATCGACGCCTTGAACCAAGGCATGGCGACCGCCAGCGGCAAGCTCGAAAACATCAGCGCGTTGATGACCAGCAATGCGAGCATCTTGAGTCAACAGATAAGCGCGATGCAGGAATGCTCGCTGCATGTTCTCGGCGTCGCGGACATGGCCACGCGCAATCTTGAGGCGATGGAAGCGGTCGCGCAGGCGGCGGACGGGCTGGAGGCAGCGATTTCGCAGCAGATGGGAAGGGTCGCAGCGGCGGCGTTTGACGGCAAGGTGATCCGCCTCGCCAAGGCCGACCACGTGATCTGGAAACGCCGGCTAATCGCCATTGCCACGGGCCGGGCGCACCTGAAAGCCGCGGAACTCGCCGATCATCATGGTTGCCGGCTCGGCAAATGGTACGAGAGCGAGGCATCCCTGCCCTATCGCGGCCACCCCGCTTTCGCCACGCTGGAGGCGCCGCATCGCCGGGTTCATGAACACGGCAAGCGCGCGGCGGCCCTGTTCGAGGCCGGCAAAATCGATGAGGCACTCACCGAGATCGCGGCGGTGGAAGAGGCTTCGGTCGAGGTTCTTCGCTGCCTCGATGCGTTGCAGCAAGGCTAA
- a CDS encoding glycosyltransferase family 2 protein, giving the protein MSLQPHVFSETKLSVIVQRGNDTGKGGSGAGMRRFLSLAEFSLACIRVGRALARRNRALGAVLRMVWRPVRRFFMPVFEHKNPNAYENWIAKYDRLLPTDRAAITHHLEQLPTHPDFLLVMPADDVSLAAVRATLAALEAQLYPHWHMVIVARSSSAGHVQRSLERIVAADRRLRLITTDAERYDGSAEFSESCTASAARWLVPVLAGDILPPQALYECVAEINAHPAAELLYADEDRIEAGGRRAAPYFKPDFDPDLLLAQNYLSGLTAYHAGLIARIGGLPTDACAAAWHETVLDAAFAAGAAHIRHIPSVLCHRRAAATRSEREAAEAAAHDRAAVARVLARNHLPARVVEMPGETGYRIAWPLPSPAPLVSIIIPTRDRAELLERCLDGVLRRTDYPAIEVIIADNDSREPATAALYARMAQDARVRILPMPGPFNYSRLNNQAVAAARGEILLLLNNDIDVIAPGWLREMVSHALRPEIGAVGAKLLYADDTIQHAGVILGMGWPEGVAGHYYCNETRDAPGAFDLLRLVRSTSAVTAACLAVRTSVFLEVGGFDEENLTVAFNDVDLCLRIQAAGYRNLWTPFAELYHLESASRGKDLGGDRARRYYAEIAYMRARWGETLDQDPYWNPNLSLSSGARNLAPFPRRPKPWLTFPAIARPGRAEIRQQARESLLAAQD; this is encoded by the coding sequence ATGAGTCTTCAACCCCACGTGTTCTCTGAGACGAAGCTCTCCGTCATCGTTCAGCGCGGCAATGATACCGGCAAGGGGGGCAGCGGTGCCGGAATGCGGCGCTTTCTGTCGCTCGCCGAATTCTCTCTCGCGTGCATTCGGGTCGGGCGGGCGCTGGCACGGCGCAACCGCGCTCTCGGCGCCGTGCTCCGGATGGTATGGCGGCCGGTGCGGCGCTTTTTCATGCCGGTCTTCGAACACAAAAACCCCAATGCCTACGAAAACTGGATCGCCAAATATGATCGGCTGTTGCCCACCGATCGGGCCGCGATCACCCACCATCTCGAGCAATTGCCGACCCATCCCGATTTCCTTCTTGTCATGCCCGCCGATGACGTTTCTCTCGCGGCCGTTCGCGCGACCCTCGCCGCCCTCGAGGCCCAGCTCTATCCTCACTGGCACATGGTGATCGTCGCGCGCAGCAGCTCGGCGGGGCATGTGCAGCGCAGTCTCGAACGCATCGTTGCCGCCGATCGCCGGCTCCGCCTGATTACCACCGACGCCGAGCGGTATGACGGCAGCGCCGAATTTTCAGAGTCATGCACGGCGTCGGCGGCGCGTTGGCTGGTGCCGGTTTTGGCTGGCGACATCCTGCCGCCGCAGGCGCTCTATGAATGCGTGGCCGAGATCAACGCCCATCCCGCGGCCGAACTGCTCTATGCCGACGAGGACAGGATCGAGGCTGGCGGAAGGCGCGCGGCACCCTATTTCAAGCCGGATTTCGATCCCGATCTACTGCTTGCGCAGAATTATCTCTCCGGCCTCACGGCCTACCACGCCGGCCTGATCGCGCGCATCGGCGGCCTGCCGACTGACGCCTGCGCGGCGGCTTGGCATGAAACGGTTCTGGACGCGGCTTTCGCCGCTGGTGCCGCACATATCCGCCATATTCCGAGCGTGCTTTGCCATCGCCGCGCGGCGGCGACGCGATCAGAGCGAGAGGCGGCGGAAGCGGCGGCGCATGATCGCGCCGCGGTTGCCCGCGTGCTCGCGCGAAACCATCTTCCGGCGCGGGTCGTTGAGATGCCGGGCGAGACCGGTTATCGCATCGCCTGGCCGCTGCCGAGCCCGGCGCCGCTGGTTTCGATCATTATTCCGACCCGTGATCGGGCGGAATTGCTCGAACGCTGCCTCGATGGCGTGTTGCGGCGCACCGATTATCCGGCGATCGAGGTGATCATCGCCGATAACGATAGCCGCGAGCCGGCGACGGCGGCGCTTTATGCGCGCATGGCGCAGGATGCGCGGGTGCGCATTCTGCCGATGCCAGGCCCGTTCAACTACTCTCGCCTCAACAACCAGGCGGTTGCCGCGGCGCGCGGGGAAATTCTGCTGCTGCTCAACAATGATATCGACGTCATCGCGCCCGGCTGGCTGCGCGAGATGGTGTCACACGCACTGCGGCCGGAGATCGGCGCGGTCGGCGCCAAACTCCTCTATGCCGATGACACGATCCAGCATGCCGGCGTCATTCTCGGCATGGGCTGGCCGGAGGGTGTCGCCGGGCACTATTACTGCAACGAGACGCGCGACGCGCCCGGGGCGTTCGATCTCCTGCGCCTCGTGCGCTCGACCTCGGCGGTCACCGCGGCCTGTCTTGCGGTGCGCACATCGGTGTTTCTCGAAGTCGGCGGCTTCGATGAGGAGAATCTCACGGTCGCGTTCAACGACGTCGATCTTTGCCTTCGCATCCAGGCGGCCGGATACCGCAATCTCTGGACGCCGTTCGCCGAGCTCTACCATCTCGAATCGGCCAGTCGCGGCAAGGATCTCGGCGGTGACCGGGCGCGGCGCTATTATGCGGAAATCGCTTATATGCGGGCGCGCTGGGGGGAAACCCTCGACCAGGATCCTTATTGGAACCCCAATCTTTCACTGAGTTCGGGTGCCCGTAATTTGGCGCCGTTTCCGCGCCGGCCCAAACCCTGGCTGACATTTCCGGCGATCGCGCGGCCCGGCCGTGCCGAAATCCGCCAGCAGGCACGAGAGAGCCTGCTTGCTGCGCAGGATTAG
- a CDS encoding lytic transglycosylase domain-containing protein, with amino-acid sequence MVSALLAPAARADMLAPMLRPLVAPALGLLCRQAVDQAERTHAIPPHLLSAIALVESGRKDAETGSFSPWPWTVNAEGEGHFYASKAEAIAAVRALQARGVTSIDVGCLQVNLMHHPHAFASLDQAFDPNANADYAAQFLTQLHAQTGDWARAAAQYHSMTPELAFAYQRKVMAAWTSEQQGLPVQPANLLLAAADGAAMRPVGGLRGALPRLQMSHAPPPHIIPMAAPGSGGGGVIARGMAAASASAPARLGAIPGRGLDAYRAHPVAIASSVKTASP; translated from the coding sequence ATGGTGAGCGCGCTTTTGGCGCCGGCGGCGCGCGCCGACATGCTGGCGCCGATGCTGCGGCCCTTGGTCGCGCCGGCGCTCGGCCTCCTCTGCCGGCAGGCGGTTGACCAGGCTGAGCGCACCCACGCCATCCCGCCGCATCTTCTGAGCGCCATCGCCCTCGTCGAAAGCGGCCGCAAGGATGCCGAAACCGGCAGCTTCTCGCCCTGGCCGTGGACGGTGAATGCCGAAGGTGAAGGGCATTTCTACGCGAGCAAAGCCGAGGCCATCGCCGCCGTCCGCGCGTTGCAGGCGCGCGGCGTCACCTCGATCGATGTCGGCTGCCTGCAAGTAAATTTGATGCATCACCCGCATGCCTTCGCGAGCCTTGATCAGGCCTTCGATCCCAACGCCAATGCCGATTATGCCGCGCAATTCCTGACCCAGCTCCACGCCCAGACCGGGGATTGGGCGCGCGCCGCAGCGCAATATCACTCCATGACACCCGAGCTCGCCTTCGCCTATCAGCGCAAGGTGATGGCGGCCTGGACCAGCGAGCAGCAGGGCCTGCCGGTGCAGCCTGCGAACCTGCTGCTCGCCGCTGCCGATGGCGCGGCGATGCGACCGGTCGGTGGCCTGCGCGGCGCCCTGCCGAGACTGCAGATGAGCCATGCGCCGCCACCCCATATCATCCCGATGGCCGCACCTGGCAGCGGCGGCGGCGGGGTCATCGCGCGCGGCATGGCGGCCGCCAGCGCCTCGGCCCCGGCCAGGCTCGGCGCTATCCCCGGCCGCGGCCTCGACGCCTATCGCGCCCACCCCGTTGCCATCGCCAGTTCCGTCAAGACCGCCTCGCCCTAA